Proteins encoded together in one Kutzneria kofuensis window:
- a CDS encoding cytochrome c biogenesis protein DipZ, translated as MVTLVVVGFLAGVITSLSPCVLPVLPIVLTSGGPQHRKWRPYLVIAGLVLSFALSTLFGSLVLTALGLPQTLLRDAGIAVLALIGVGLVWPRFGDLLERPFARLGGRPVNPDGNGIVLGLGLGLLFVPCAGPVLATIAVIGANHTFSAGALALTAAFAIGCGVPLLVLAVAGDALSRRLSAIRTRARGFRVTSGVVMLVVAAAIALNLTDGLQSAVPGYTSALQQSVESNSEAQGELHGLSGSGDAAPSSPGVSCQPGGATLRDCGKAPEFTGITDWINSSPLTLAGLRGKVVLIDFWTYSCINCQRTLPHVESWYQAYHQAGLEIIGVHTPEFAFEHDVANIRAQAQSLGVRYPVAVDNGYSTWNAYSNQYWPAEYLIDAAGNLRHVNFGEGDYSGTEQLIRQLLTSASSTVDLPAATDVADTTPAEQQTPETYLGSQYAPLHVTGKTPSGSNNQLFQFPSALQPDTFALAGAWQGQAESLTSGPGAQLELSYQARDVYLVLGGSGTVTVQVDGKATQTVAVSGVPKLYTLVDNGPYQRSTLTLGFTPGIDAYDFTFG; from the coding sequence ATGGTCACGTTGGTCGTCGTCGGGTTTCTGGCCGGGGTGATCACCAGTCTCTCCCCCTGCGTGCTGCCGGTGCTGCCGATCGTGCTCACCTCGGGCGGGCCGCAGCACCGCAAGTGGCGGCCGTACCTGGTCATCGCCGGCCTCGTGTTGAGTTTCGCGCTGTCCACGCTGTTCGGCTCGCTGGTGCTGACCGCGCTCGGGCTGCCCCAGACGCTGCTGCGCGACGCCGGCATCGCCGTGCTGGCGCTGATCGGCGTCGGGCTGGTCTGGCCGCGGTTCGGGGACCTGTTGGAACGGCCGTTCGCTCGGTTGGGCGGCCGTCCGGTGAATCCCGACGGCAACGGAATCGTGCTCGGTCTCGGCCTCGGGCTCCTTTTCGTGCCGTGTGCCGGTCCCGTGCTCGCCACCATCGCCGTCATCGGCGCCAATCACACGTTCAGCGCCGGCGCGCTGGCGCTCACCGCCGCTTTCGCCATCGGCTGCGGCGTGCCGTTGCTCGTTCTCGCCGTCGCCGGTGACGCCCTCTCCCGCCGGTTGTCCGCCATTCGCACCCGGGCCCGCGGATTCCGCGTCACCAGCGGCGTCGTGATGCTCGTGGTCGCCGCCGCGATCGCTTTGAACCTCACCGACGGATTGCAGTCGGCCGTGCCCGGATATACGAGTGCGTTGCAGCAATCCGTGGAGAGCAATTCCGAGGCGCAGGGCGAGTTGCACGGGCTGTCCGGCTCCGGCGACGCCGCCCCCTCCTCCCCCGGCGTCTCGTGCCAACCCGGCGGCGCGACGCTGCGGGACTGCGGCAAGGCCCCCGAGTTCACCGGCATCACCGACTGGATCAACTCGTCGCCACTCACCCTGGCCGGGCTGCGCGGCAAGGTCGTGCTGATCGACTTCTGGACGTACAGCTGCATCAACTGCCAGCGCACCCTGCCGCACGTCGAGTCCTGGTACCAGGCCTACCACCAGGCCGGGCTGGAGATCATCGGCGTGCACACGCCCGAGTTCGCCTTCGAGCACGACGTCGCCAACATCAGGGCACAGGCCCAGTCGCTCGGCGTGCGCTACCCCGTCGCCGTCGACAACGGCTATTCGACCTGGAACGCCTACAGCAACCAGTACTGGCCCGCCGAGTACCTCATCGACGCCGCCGGCAACCTCCGGCACGTCAACTTCGGCGAGGGCGACTACAGCGGCACCGAGCAGCTCATCCGTCAGCTCCTCACCAGCGCCTCGTCCACTGTGGACCTTCCCGCCGCCACCGACGTCGCCGACACCACCCCCGCCGAGCAGCAGACCCCCGAGACCTACCTCGGTTCCCAGTACGCCCCGCTCCACGTCACCGGCAAGACGCCCAGTGGCAGCAACAACCAGCTGTTCCAGTTCCCCTCGGCCCTGCAACCGGACACCTTCGCCCTGGCCGGCGCCTGGCAGGGACAGGCCGAGTCGCTGACGTCCGGTCCCGGCGCCCAGTTGGAACTCAGCTACCAGGCGCGGGACGTCTACCTCGTGCTGGGCGGTTCCGGC